From the Oryzias latipes chromosome 22, ASM223467v1 genome, one window contains:
- the odc1 gene encoding ornithine decarboxylase, with protein MNTEVPTLEFSFLEEGFSAWDIVEQKINESSLTDDRDAFYVCDLGDVLKKHLRWTRALPRVTPFYAVKCNDSRAVVMTLASLGTGFDCASKTEIQLVQSLGVHPNRIIYANPCKQVSQMKYASAHGVEMMTFDSEVELMKVARYHDNAKLVLRIATDDSKAVCRLSVKFGAPIKACRGLLERAKELGLDVVGVSFHVGSGCTDAGTFVKAIADARCVFDMGEELGFQMDLLDIGGGFPGSEDTELSFEEITATINPALDKYFPVDSGVRIIAEPGRFYVASAYTLVVNIIAKKVIIDEEAPIDEEDNKTLMYYVNDGVYGSFNCILYDHAHCYPVLHKKPKPDETMYSCSIWGPTCDGLDRIVEQCCLPDMQVGDWLVFKNMGAYTVAASSTFNGFQRPDIHYVMSRPAWQYVQQIFAQGVLPPPLEGSSQLEIPACCGRGSTFDMPAKPCPANIV; from the exons ATGAACACTGAAGTGCCCACACTTGAATTTTCTTTCCTTGAGGAAGGGTTTTCTGCTTGGGATATTGTTGAGCAGAAGATCAATGAGTCATCCCTGACC GACGACAGGGATGCTTTTTACGTCTGTGACTTGGGAGATGTTTTGAAAAAACACCTCCGCTGGACGAGGGCGTTACCCCGTGTTACACCTTTTTATGCCGTCAAGTGCAACGACAGCCGGGCTGTTGTCATGACTCTCGCGTCTCTTGGAACTGGCTTTGATTGTGCAAGCAAG ACAGAGATTCAGCTTGTTCAGTCCTTGGGAGTGCATCCAAACAGAATCATCTATGCCAATCCTTGTAAGCAAGTTTCTCAGATGAAGTATGCATCTGCCCACGGAGTGGAGATGATGACTTTTGATAGTGAAGTGGAACTCATGAAAGTCGCTCGTTACCATGACAATGCCAA ACTGGTGTTGCGTATTGCCACAGATGACTCGAAGGCGGTTTGTCGTCTGAGCGTAAAGTTTGGGGCCCCGATAAAAGCTTGTCGGGGCCTTCTGGAGCGTGCCAAGGAGCTGGGGCTGGATGTCGTTGGCGTCAGCTTCCATGTTGGGAGTGGCTGCACTGATGCTGGGACCTTCGTCAAGGCCATAGCAGACGCACGCTGTGTCTTTGATATGGGT GAGGAGCTGGGCTTCCAAATGGATCTCCTAGACATTGGAGGGGGTTTCCCTGGTTCAGAAGATACTGAACTTTCATTTGAAGAG aTCACAGCAACGATAAACCCCGCATTGGACAAGTATTTTCCCGTTGACTCTGGTGTGAGGATCATTGCCGAGCCCGGGCGGTTCTATGTGGCGTCTGCGTACACACTGGTTGTAAATATTATCGCCAAGAAGGTCATCATTGATGAAGAGGCTCCCATTGATG AGGAAGACAACAAGACTCTGATGTATTACGTCAATGATGGGGTGTATGGATCCTTTAACTGCATTCTCTATGACCATGCTCACTGTTATCCAGTGCTGCACAAG AAGCCTAAACCAGATGAGACCATGTACTCCTGCAGTATCTGGGGCCCAACCTGTGACGGCCTTGACCGCATTGTGGAGCAGTGTTGTCTGCCGGACATGCAAGTTGGTGACTGGCtcgtttttaaaaacatgggGGCCTACACTGTAGCTGCATCGTCCACCTTTAATGGCTTTCAAAGGCCTGACATTCACTACGTCATGTCACGCCCTGCCTG GCAATATGTGCAGCAGATCTTTGCCCAGGGTGTGCTACCTCCTCCTCTAGAAGGGTCTTCCCAGTTAGAGATACCGGCGTGCTGTGGCAGAGGGAGCACTTTTGACATGCCAGCTAAGCCGTGCCCTGCTAACATCGTGTAA